The proteins below are encoded in one region of Bosea sp. BIWAKO-01:
- a CDS encoding heavy metal response regulator transcription factor → MKLLIVEDDVRTAAILRKAFIEEGFVADMVHDGLDAVTEAPGGRYDIVILDVNLPGMDGWQVLTVLKQADPRMPILMLTAQDAIEKRVKGLTLGADDYLTKPFAFAELLARVRTVLRRASSAPAEILQFDDLKVDPQRHKVTRGGTPIPVSPKEILLLELLLRHRGDVLSRTFIADKVWDMMFDCDSNVVDVNIRRLRQKIDDPFPRKLIHTIRGRGYVIQ, encoded by the coding sequence TTGAAACTCCTGATCGTCGAAGATGACGTCCGCACGGCGGCCATCCTGCGCAAGGCCTTCATCGAGGAAGGCTTTGTCGCCGACATGGTGCATGACGGCCTGGACGCCGTCACGGAAGCCCCGGGTGGACGCTACGATATCGTCATCCTTGACGTGAACCTGCCCGGCATGGATGGCTGGCAGGTGCTGACGGTGCTGAAACAGGCCGACCCCCGCATGCCGATCCTGATGCTGACGGCGCAGGATGCTATCGAGAAGCGCGTCAAAGGCCTGACGCTGGGCGCTGACGATTACCTGACAAAGCCATTCGCCTTCGCGGAACTCCTCGCACGCGTCCGGACGGTCTTGCGCCGGGCCAGTTCCGCTCCTGCCGAAATCCTGCAATTCGATGATCTGAAGGTCGATCCCCAGCGCCACAAGGTCACTCGCGGCGGCACGCCGATCCCGGTTTCACCCAAGGAAATCCTGCTGCTCGAACTGCTCCTGCGCCATCGCGGCGACGTGCTGTCTCGGACCTTCATTGCCGACAAGGTCTGGGACATGATGTTCGACTGCGACAGCAATGTCGTGGACGTCAACATCCGCCGCCTGCGACAGAAGATCGACGACCCCTTTCCCCGCAAGCTGATCCACACCATCCGCGGGCGCGGCTATGTCATCCAGTAG
- a CDS encoding heavy metal sensor histidine kinase translates to MPASIAGRLTAWFCASAFALVLVTAFVLYDAVRATVQWTEDQVLEQHLGEIRSLLQTPKPDTAMITHEVREAADEARQVLIRVVANLPDLVLATPDMDKRLPASRFQTPAPGGTPHYETITENGFRFRAHSALVPLKAEGWPKDTVVQVAMDTTLDDMAVDRFRDVLVAVILLSGALCALVGWIIIRRQLSPLRSVIHATASIEHATANERLDTAGLPTELAHLGLEFNHMLDRLEGAYSRLRQYADNVAHELRSPVNRMLLTVEVALSKSRDEASYRDVLENTRDDMLTMAQIVDNLLFLARADSDEVQLQMEPVRLAEEIANVHEFYSALAQEKGIELRIRTDPELVIVGHAMLLRRALSNLLSNALSHTPPGQFIDITAHRDGESVVVAVTDGGDGIEAEDLPYVFDRFFRGDRSRSSSERRLGLGLSITKSIVAMHHGLIAVVSAKGTGSRFSMTFPASTRAHG, encoded by the coding sequence GTGCCGGCATCGATCGCGGGCCGCCTGACGGCCTGGTTCTGCGCCTCGGCCTTCGCTTTGGTCCTGGTGACCGCCTTCGTCCTGTACGACGCCGTCCGGGCGACGGTGCAGTGGACGGAGGATCAGGTTCTCGAGCAGCATCTCGGCGAAATACGGTCTCTCCTGCAGACGCCCAAACCCGACACCGCCATGATCACGCATGAGGTGCGCGAGGCAGCCGATGAGGCCCGTCAGGTTCTGATCCGTGTGGTGGCGAATCTTCCGGACCTGGTGCTGGCGACACCGGATATGGACAAGCGGCTGCCGGCCAGCCGCTTCCAGACGCCAGCCCCCGGTGGAACGCCCCATTATGAAACCATTACCGAAAACGGCTTCAGGTTTCGGGCGCACAGCGCGCTTGTGCCGCTGAAGGCGGAAGGCTGGCCCAAGGACACCGTCGTCCAGGTCGCGATGGATACGACTCTCGATGACATGGCGGTCGATCGCTTCAGGGACGTGCTCGTCGCGGTGATCCTGCTGTCAGGCGCCTTATGCGCCCTGGTGGGCTGGATCATCATTCGGCGCCAGCTCTCGCCGCTGCGGAGCGTGATCCACGCAACCGCGAGCATCGAGCACGCGACGGCGAATGAGCGCCTCGACACGGCCGGCTTGCCGACGGAGCTGGCCCATCTCGGCCTGGAATTCAACCACATGCTCGACCGGCTCGAGGGCGCCTATTCGCGTCTCCGGCAATATGCCGACAATGTCGCGCACGAACTCCGCAGTCCTGTCAATCGCATGCTGCTGACCGTCGAGGTGGCCCTCTCGAAATCGCGCGACGAGGCCTCCTATCGCGACGTTCTGGAGAACACGCGAGACGACATGCTGACGATGGCGCAGATCGTCGACAATCTCCTCTTTCTGGCCAGGGCGGACAGCGACGAGGTCCAGCTTCAGATGGAGCCCGTGCGCCTCGCCGAAGAAATCGCAAACGTGCACGAGTTCTACTCGGCGCTGGCCCAGGAGAAAGGCATCGAGCTGCGGATCCGCACCGATCCCGAGCTCGTAATCGTGGGCCATGCCATGCTGCTCAGGCGAGCCTTGAGCAATCTCTTGAGCAACGCCCTGTCGCATACGCCACCCGGCCAGTTCATCGACATCACAGCCCATCGCGACGGCGAAAGCGTGGTCGTCGCCGTCACCGATGGCGGCGACGGCATCGAGGCTGAAGATCTGCCCTATGTCTTCGATCGCTTCTTCCGCGGCGACCGCTCCCGATCGAGCTCCGAGCGGCGGCTTGGCCTTGGACTATCGATCACGAAAAGCATCGTCGCCATGCATCACGGCCTGATCGCGGTCGTCAGTGCCAAAGGCACCGGTTCGCGTTTCAGCATGACGTTTCCGGCCTCGACACGCGCGCATGGTTAA
- a CDS encoding HlyD family type I secretion periplasmic adaptor subunit yields MTRRNVVSQEEREPDFGLGRHMLAGTALALLLVVGCGGWAASANLNGAVIAQGSIKVDQNLKEVQHRDGGVVQAIAVRQGDRVEAGQTLIWLDDVQTKAELSIIRSQLGENLGRKARLIAERDTLAAITFPAEFARFSEDAAQIIQGETRLFDGNRTNRESRKEQLEISIVQSGEEVKGLEARQVAKVEELRLVELERNKYLGLFQKGFIDGTKVYNINREWARLLGERGEIEASIARARLRISEARIQIIAVDETARTEAQRELRQVEAKVSELSDRRLASEDRLSRSEIRAPIAGLVNELTVFTVGGVITPAARLATIVPGEARLTVEVRIAPTDIDQVRLGQPARLRFSAFAKNATPELPGSVSHLSPATTRDPTTGANFYTGEIQIDGDLAAALGDRKLQPGMPVEVFITTEERTALSFLTKPFADHANRIFKER; encoded by the coding sequence ATGACCAGGCGCAATGTCGTATCGCAGGAGGAGCGCGAGCCGGATTTCGGCCTCGGCCGGCATATGCTGGCCGGCACGGCGCTCGCCCTGTTGCTGGTCGTCGGCTGCGGCGGCTGGGCCGCGAGCGCCAACCTCAACGGCGCCGTGATCGCCCAGGGCTCGATCAAGGTCGACCAGAACCTGAAGGAGGTGCAGCACCGCGACGGCGGCGTCGTCCAGGCGATCGCGGTGCGCCAGGGCGACCGGGTCGAGGCAGGCCAGACCCTGATCTGGCTCGACGATGTCCAGACCAAGGCCGAGCTCTCGATCATCCGCTCGCAGCTCGGCGAGAATCTCGGCCGCAAGGCCCGCCTGATCGCCGAGCGCGACACTCTCGCCGCGATCACCTTCCCGGCCGAGTTCGCCAGATTCTCCGAAGACGCCGCCCAGATCATCCAGGGCGAAACCCGGCTGTTCGACGGCAACCGCACCAACCGCGAAAGCCGCAAGGAACAGCTCGAGATCAGCATCGTCCAGTCCGGCGAGGAGGTGAAAGGCCTCGAGGCCCGTCAGGTCGCCAAGGTCGAGGAGCTGCGCCTGGTCGAGCTCGAGCGCAACAAATATCTCGGCCTGTTCCAGAAGGGCTTCATCGACGGCACCAAGGTCTACAACATCAACCGCGAATGGGCCCGCCTGCTCGGCGAGCGCGGCGAGATCGAGGCCTCGATCGCCCGCGCCCGGCTGCGCATCAGCGAGGCCCGCATCCAGATCATCGCCGTCGACGAGACCGCCCGCACCGAGGCCCAGCGCGAGCTGCGCCAGGTCGAGGCCAAGGTCTCCGAGCTCAGCGACCGGCGCCTGGCCAGCGAGGACCGGCTCTCGCGCTCCGAGATCCGCGCCCCGATCGCCGGCCTCGTCAACGAGTTGACCGTCTTCACCGTCGGCGGCGTCATCACCCCGGCCGCGCGCCTCGCCACCATCGTGCCCGGCGAGGCCAGGCTCACCGTCGAGGTCAGGATCGCGCCGACCGATATCGACCAGGTCAGGCTCGGCCAGCCCGCCCGCCTGCGCTTCTCCGCCTTCGCCAAGAACGCGACCCCGGAGCTGCCGGGCAGCGTCAGCCATCTCTCCCCGGCGACCACCCGCGACCCCACCACCGGCGCCAATTTCTACACCGGCGAGATCCAGATCGACGGCGATCTCGCCGCCGCCCTCGGCGATCGCAAGCTCCAGCCCGGAATGCCGGTCGAGGTCTTCATCACCACCGAGGAACGCACCGCGCTCTCGTTCCTGACAAAACCCTTCGCGGACCACGCCAACAGGATCTTCAAGGAACGCTGA